One window from the genome of Pseudomonas frederiksbergensis encodes:
- the dapF gene encoding diaminopimelate epimerase, giving the protein MLLRFTKMHGLGNDFMVLDLVSQHAHILPKHAKQWGDRHTGIGFDQLLIVEAPNNPDVDFRYRIFNADGSEVEQCGNGARCFARFVLDKRLTAKRQIRVETKSGIIELDVRSDGQIGVNMGAPRLVPADIPFQAPAQALSYTVDVDGTPVELAAVSMGNPHAVLRVDDINSAPVHTLGPKIENHPRFPARVNVGFLQVIDRHRAQLRVWERGAGETQACGTGACAAAVAAISQGWMDSPLLIDLPGGRLSIEWAGPGQPVMMTGPAVRVYEGQVRL; this is encoded by the coding sequence ATGCTGCTGCGTTTTACCAAGATGCACGGCCTGGGCAATGATTTCATGGTCCTCGACCTGGTCAGCCAGCACGCGCACATCCTGCCCAAGCATGCCAAGCAATGGGGCGACCGGCACACCGGCATCGGTTTCGACCAGTTGCTGATTGTCGAGGCACCGAACAACCCGGACGTGGATTTCCGCTACCGGATCTTCAACGCCGACGGTTCGGAGGTGGAGCAGTGTGGCAACGGCGCGCGCTGCTTCGCCCGTTTCGTGCTGGACAAGCGCCTGACCGCCAAGCGGCAGATTCGCGTCGAGACCAAAAGCGGCATCATCGAACTGGATGTGCGCAGCGACGGCCAGATCGGCGTCAACATGGGCGCCCCGCGCCTGGTGCCGGCGGATATCCCATTCCAGGCACCGGCCCAGGCCCTGAGCTATACCGTTGACGTCGACGGTACCCCGGTGGAACTGGCGGCGGTCTCCATGGGCAATCCCCATGCGGTGCTGCGCGTGGACGACATCAACAGCGCACCGGTACACACCCTGGGGCCGAAGATCGAAAATCATCCGCGCTTCCCGGCACGCGTCAACGTCGGTTTCCTGCAGGTCATCGATCGCCACCGCGCCCAACTGCGTGTCTGGGAACGTGGCGCCGGGGAAACCCAGGCCTGTGGCACAGGCGCTTGCGCCGCCGCGGTCGCCGCGATCAGCCAGGGCTGGATGGATTCGCCATTGTTGATCGACCTGCCCGGCGGACGCCTGTCCATCGAATGGGCAGGCCCAGGCCAACCGGTGATGATGACCGGCCCGGCCGTACGCGTATACGAAGGACAAGTTCGTCTTTGA
- a CDS encoding DUF484 family protein — protein sequence MTDKPKVPAPQPDESPSLPDAAAVAAYLEAHPDFFVEHEDLLATMRIPHRRGDTVSLVEHQMKILRERNIEMRHRLSHLMDVARDNDRLFDKTRRLILALMDASTLEDLVMSVEDSLRQDFQVPFVSLILFGDNAMPVGRWVTHADAQTAIGGLLTENKSVSGSLREHELDFLFGEEQRKQIGSTAVVAIAHQGVHGVLAIASRDPQHYKSSVGTLFLSYIAEVTGRVLPRVAGSLRSVR from the coding sequence ATGACCGACAAGCCAAAGGTTCCAGCACCGCAGCCCGACGAATCCCCGAGCCTTCCAGACGCTGCGGCCGTGGCCGCGTATCTGGAGGCGCATCCGGACTTTTTCGTCGAGCACGAAGACCTGCTTGCAACGATGCGGATCCCCCATCGGCGCGGCGATACCGTGTCGCTGGTCGAACACCAGATGAAAATCCTGCGTGAGCGCAACATCGAAATGCGCCATCGCCTCTCGCACCTGATGGACGTCGCCCGGGACAACGACCGGCTCTTCGACAAGACCCGTCGGCTGATTCTCGCACTGATGGACGCGAGCACCCTGGAAGACCTGGTGATGAGTGTCGAAGACAGCCTGCGCCAAGACTTCCAGGTGCCCTTCGTCAGCCTGATCCTGTTTGGCGATAACGCCATGCCAGTGGGACGCTGGGTTACCCACGCCGACGCGCAGACGGCCATCGGCGGCCTGCTCACGGAAAACAAAAGCGTCAGCGGCAGCCTGCGCGAGCATGAGCTGGACTTCCTGTTCGGTGAAGAACAGCGCAAGCAGATCGGCTCCACCGCCGTCGTCGCAATTGCCCACCAGGGCGTGCATGGCGTGTTGGCCATCGCCAGTCGCGATCCGCAGCACTACAAGAGTTCGGTGGGCACGCTGTTCCTGAGCTACATCGCCGAAGTCACCGGCCGGGTGCTGCCACGGGTTGCCGGTTCGCTGCGTTCGGTACGCTGA
- the xerC gene encoding tyrosine recombinase XerC, which produces MERQLDAYCEHLRSERQVSPHTLSAYRRDLEKVLGWCQKQNIESWAALDIQRLRSLVARLHQQGQSSRSLARLLSAVRGLYHYLNREGLCDHDPATGLAPPKGERRLPKTLDTDRALQLLDGAVEDDFMARRDQAILELFYSSGLRLSELTGLDLDQLDLADGMVQVLGKGSKTRLLPIGRKAREALELWLPLRAMTNPVDDAVFVSLQGRRLGPRTIQLRVKAAGERELGQNLHPHMLRHSFASHLLESSQDLRAVQELLGHSDIKTTQIYTHLDFQHLATVYDSAHPRAKRIKGDES; this is translated from the coding sequence ATGGAGCGGCAACTGGACGCCTACTGCGAACACCTGCGCAGTGAGCGCCAGGTGTCGCCTCACACCTTGTCGGCCTATCGCCGCGACCTCGAAAAGGTACTGGGCTGGTGCCAGAAGCAGAACATCGAGAGCTGGGCGGCCCTGGACATCCAGCGCCTGCGCAGCCTCGTTGCGCGTCTGCATCAACAGGGACAATCCTCCCGCAGCCTTGCGCGATTGTTGTCGGCGGTGCGTGGCCTGTATCACTACCTGAACCGCGAAGGCCTGTGCGATCACGACCCGGCCACCGGCCTGGCACCGCCCAAAGGCGAACGCCGGCTGCCCAAGACCCTCGACACCGACCGTGCCTTGCAATTGCTCGATGGCGCCGTCGAGGATGACTTCATGGCGCGCCGGGACCAGGCGATCCTTGAGCTCTTCTATTCCTCCGGTCTGCGGCTTTCCGAACTGACGGGGCTGGACCTGGACCAACTGGACCTGGCTGACGGCATGGTCCAGGTACTCGGCAAAGGCAGCAAGACCCGCCTGCTGCCCATCGGCCGCAAGGCCCGGGAAGCCCTGGAACTGTGGTTGCCGCTGCGAGCGATGACCAATCCGGTCGATGACGCGGTATTCGTCAGCCTGCAAGGCCGCCGGCTAGGCCCGCGGACCATCCAATTGCGGGTCAAGGCCGCCGGCGAACGTGAACTCGGGCAGAACCTGCACCCGCACATGCTCAGGCATTCGTTCGCCAGCCATCTGCTGGAGTCTTCCCAGGACCTGCGCGCCGTCCAGGAACTGCTCGGCCACTCGGACATCAAGACCACCCAGATCTATACCCATCTGGATTTCCAACACCTGGCGACGGTCTATGACAGTGCCCACCCCAGGGCCAAACGCATCAAGGGCGACGAATCATGA
- a CDS encoding HAD family hydrolase translates to MTIELITFDLDDTLWDTAPVIASAEAVLRQWLADNAPDLGDFPVERLWTIRTQVLSEEPNLKHRISALRRRVLFRALQDAGYDQWRASELADQGFEAFLHARHQLEIFPEVEPTLEILANHFALGVVTNGNADVSRLGLADYFKFALCAEDIGIAKPDARLFQEALQRGGATAQTAVHVGDHPGDDIAGAQQAGLRAVWFNPAGKAWDADHAPDAQIRSLTELPGLLAGWHSQR, encoded by the coding sequence ATGACCATCGAGCTCATCACTTTCGACCTGGACGACACGCTATGGGACACCGCTCCGGTGATCGCCAGCGCTGAAGCCGTCTTGCGCCAATGGCTGGCCGACAACGCACCCGACCTGGGTGATTTTCCGGTGGAGCGCCTGTGGACGATCCGCACCCAAGTGCTCAGCGAAGAACCCAACCTCAAGCACCGCATCAGTGCACTGCGCCGGCGCGTGCTGTTCCGGGCGCTGCAAGATGCCGGCTACGACCAGTGGCGGGCCTCGGAACTGGCGGACCAGGGATTCGAGGCGTTCCTGCATGCGCGTCATCAACTGGAAATTTTTCCCGAAGTCGAGCCGACCCTGGAAATCCTCGCCAATCATTTCGCCCTTGGCGTCGTCACCAACGGCAATGCCGATGTGAGTCGCCTGGGGCTGGCGGATTACTTCAAGTTCGCCTTGTGCGCCGAAGACATCGGTATTGCCAAGCCTGATGCAAGGTTGTTCCAGGAAGCCCTGCAAAGGGGCGGCGCCACGGCGCAAACCGCCGTGCATGTGGGCGATCACCCGGGCGACGACATCGCCGGCGCCCAGCAGGCCGGCCTGCGCGCTGTCTGGTTCAACCCGGCGGGCAAGGCATGGGATGCCGATCATGCACCGGACGCGCAAATCCGCAGCCTGACCGAACTGCCGGGATTATTGGCAGGATGGCATAGCCAGCGCTGA
- the sutA gene encoding transcriptional regulator SutA → MSDDDLENDDLEVGDEDETEEGLEAAAEDVADDDGADVPVPTAKGKAKAAVSVDELPSVEAKNKERDALAKAMEEFLARGGKVQEVEANVVADPPKKPDNKYGSRPI, encoded by the coding sequence ATGAGCGACGATGATCTGGAAAACGACGACCTCGAAGTAGGTGACGAGGACGAGACCGAAGAAGGCCTGGAAGCGGCGGCTGAAGATGTTGCTGACGACGACGGTGCCGATGTTCCGGTCCCGACTGCCAAAGGCAAGGCCAAGGCCGCGGTATCGGTCGACGAGCTGCCAAGCGTAGAGGCCAAGAACAAGGAGCGTGATGCGCTCGCCAAGGCCATGGAGGAATTCCTGGCCAGGGGCGGAAAGGTGCAGGAAGTGGAGGCCAACGTGGTCGCCGATCCGCCCAAGAAGCCTGACAACAAGTACGGCAGCCGCCCTATCTGA
- a CDS encoding secondary thiamine-phosphate synthase enzyme YjbQ, which produces MWQQTLITLRARPRGFHLVTDELLAGLPELKACRVGLLHLWLQHTSASLTINENADPAVRRDFERFFNRLIPQGTAGYEHNDEGLDDLPAHFKASVLGCQLSLPVTAGQLALGTWQGVYLGEHRDHGGARKVLATLHGEGA; this is translated from the coding sequence ATGTGGCAACAGACGCTGATAACCCTGCGGGCGAGGCCCCGGGGCTTTCATCTGGTGACGGACGAGTTGCTCGCCGGCCTGCCTGAACTCAAGGCCTGTCGGGTCGGTCTGTTGCATCTGTGGCTGCAGCATACCTCGGCCTCGTTGACCATCAACGAGAACGCCGATCCGGCGGTACGTCGAGACTTCGAACGATTTTTCAATCGGCTGATCCCACAAGGAACCGCCGGCTATGAGCACAACGACGAAGGCCTGGACGACCTCCCGGCGCACTTCAAGGCCAGTGTGCTGGGATGTCAGCTCAGCCTTCCGGTAACGGCGGGACAGTTGGCGTTGGGTACCTGGCAAGGCGTTTATCTGGGCGAGCACCGTGATCATGGCGGTGCTCGCAAAGTCCTCGCCACCTTGCACGGTGAAGGGGCATGA
- a CDS encoding ammonium transporter, with protein sequence MTLRKFAGLGALLSFVMPGLAMAEEAAAPVLNSGDTAWMLTATILVLFMTIPGLALFYGGMVRSKNILSVMMQCFAITGLISVLWVIYGYSIAFDTTGMEQGVVNFNSFVGGLGKAFLAGVTPASLTGPAALFPEAVFITFQMTFAIITPALIVGAFAERMKFSAMLIFMGVWFTLVYAPIAHMVWSGNGGLMWDWGVLDFAGGTVVHINAGIAGLVACLVLGKRKGFPTTPMAPHNLGYTLMGAAMLWVGWFGFNAGSAVAANGTAGMAMLVTQIATAAAALGWMFAEWITHGKPSALGIASGVVAGLVAITPAAGTVGPMGALVIGLAAGVVCFFCATTLKRKLGYDDSLDAFGVHGIGGILGAILTGVFAAPALGGFGTVTDIGAQVWIQFKGVGFTVIYTAVVTFIILKVLDAVMGLRVSEEEEAVGLDLAQHNERGYNL encoded by the coding sequence ATGACTCTGCGTAAATTCGCAGGGCTAGGAGCCCTGTTGTCCTTCGTAATGCCTGGCCTGGCCATGGCGGAAGAAGCGGCAGCCCCAGTCCTCAACTCCGGCGACACCGCCTGGATGTTGACTGCCACGATTCTTGTCCTGTTCATGACCATCCCTGGCCTTGCGCTGTTCTACGGCGGCATGGTTCGGTCGAAAAACATTCTTTCCGTGATGATGCAGTGCTTCGCCATTACTGGTCTGATCAGTGTCCTGTGGGTCATCTATGGCTACAGTATCGCGTTCGACACCACCGGCATGGAGCAGGGCGTCGTCAACTTCAATTCCTTCGTGGGCGGCCTGGGCAAGGCGTTCCTCGCGGGCGTCACGCCGGCCAGCCTGACCGGCCCGGCGGCGTTGTTCCCTGAAGCAGTATTCATCACCTTCCAGATGACCTTCGCCATCATCACTCCGGCGCTGATCGTCGGTGCGTTCGCTGAGCGGATGAAGTTCTCCGCCATGCTGATCTTCATGGGCGTGTGGTTCACCCTGGTGTATGCGCCGATTGCGCACATGGTCTGGTCCGGCAACGGCGGCCTGATGTGGGACTGGGGCGTTTTGGACTTCGCGGGCGGCACCGTGGTGCACATCAACGCCGGTATCGCCGGCCTGGTAGCCTGCCTGGTGCTGGGCAAGCGCAAAGGCTTCCCGACCACTCCGATGGCGCCACATAACCTCGGCTACACCCTGATGGGCGCGGCCATGCTGTGGGTGGGCTGGTTCGGTTTCAACGCTGGTTCCGCTGTCGCCGCCAACGGCACCGCCGGCATGGCGATGCTGGTGACCCAGATCGCTACCGCTGCGGCGGCGCTGGGCTGGATGTTTGCCGAGTGGATCACCCACGGCAAGCCAAGCGCACTGGGCATCGCCTCGGGTGTCGTGGCTGGCCTGGTCGCCATCACCCCCGCCGCTGGTACCGTGGGCCCGATGGGCGCACTGGTCATCGGCCTGGCAGCCGGTGTGGTGTGTTTCTTCTGCGCCACCACCCTCAAGCGCAAACTCGGTTATGACGACTCCCTGGATGCCTTCGGCGTGCACGGCATCGGCGGTATCCTCGGTGCGATCCTGACCGGCGTGTTCGCTGCTCCGGCACTGGGTGGCTTCGGCACCGTGACCGATATCGGCGCGCAAGTGTGGATTCAATTCAAAGGTGTCGGCTTCACCGTGATCTATACCGCGGTCGTGACCTTCATCATCCTCAAGGTACTGGACGCCGTCATGGGCCTGCGTGTCTCCGAGGAAGAAGAAGCTGTAGGCCTGGACTTGGCCCAGCACAACGAGCGTGGCTACAACCTGTAA
- the glnK gene encoding P-II family nitrogen regulator yields the protein MKLVTAIIKPFKLDDVRESLSEIGVQGITVTEVKGFGRQKGHTELYRGAEYVVDFLPKVKIDVAIDDKDLDRVIEAITKAANTGKIGDGKIFVVNLEQAIRIRTGETDTDAI from the coding sequence ATGAAGCTAGTCACTGCCATCATCAAGCCGTTCAAGCTGGACGACGTACGCGAGTCGCTGTCCGAAATCGGCGTGCAGGGCATTACCGTTACTGAAGTCAAAGGCTTCGGGCGGCAGAAAGGTCACACCGAGCTGTATCGCGGCGCGGAATACGTGGTCGATTTCCTGCCCAAGGTGAAGATCGATGTTGCCATCGACGACAAGGATCTTGATCGGGTCATCGAAGCGATTACCAAGGCCGCCAACACCGGCAAGATTGGTGACGGAAAGATCTTCGTGGTCAATCTGGAACAGGCCATTCGCATCCGTACCGGCGAAACCGATACCGACGCTATCTAA
- a CDS encoding accessory factor UbiK family protein: MLAPKDLLDALSGHASRLLSGDTPLPRNEIESQFKALLQSGFSKLDLVSREEFDSQMVVLARTRARLESLEAKVAELEERLAPAPAQD, translated from the coding sequence ATGCTCGCGCCCAAAGATCTACTCGACGCCCTGAGCGGCCACGCCTCCCGCCTGTTGAGCGGCGACACGCCACTCCCCAGGAATGAAATCGAAAGCCAGTTCAAGGCCTTGCTGCAAAGCGGGTTCAGCAAGCTGGACCTGGTCAGCCGGGAAGAATTCGACAGCCAGATGGTCGTGCTGGCCCGCACTCGGGCGCGGCTGGAGAGCCTGGAAGCGAAGGTGGCCGAGCTGGAAGAGCGCCTGGCTCCGGCTCCGGCCCAGGATTAA
- a CDS encoding sensor histidine kinase: protein MNDLLALLTDKRFMPHGHCYMWRPDLLWTNVIADSLITLSYISIPFTLIYFINKRKDVPFDWMIAAFGVFILACGTSHIMEILTIWHPYYWLSALVKVITAIASVITAILLIRLIPAALKIPSPQQLARVNDELREAQAELVTTARRAGMAEIATNVLHNVGNVLNSVNVSAQVLYEKVHTSKGPGVAKVAQLMKEHPDDLGDFISSDPKGRALPDYLDKLADALAIEQQVMIAELAQLTRRIDHIKEIVATQQSYAGNASVLESGSLRELVEDVVRICDVSLARHHITLIKEFSDVPQMPLDKHRVLQILVNLINNAKQALEAGANRSPQIILRLRVIDDGRVRVEVEDNGEGIAQDNLARVFEHGFTTRVDGHGFGLHSCILAAHELGGDLTVRSAGPGSGALFILELPLALTPDQAQRVASA from the coding sequence ATGAACGATCTGTTGGCGCTGTTGACCGACAAGCGCTTCATGCCCCACGGGCATTGCTATATGTGGCGTCCCGATCTGTTGTGGACCAACGTGATCGCCGATAGCCTGATCACCCTCAGCTATATCTCGATTCCGTTCACGCTCATCTACTTCATCAACAAGCGCAAGGACGTCCCGTTCGACTGGATGATCGCGGCGTTCGGGGTGTTTATCCTGGCCTGCGGAACCAGCCACATAATGGAAATCCTGACCATCTGGCACCCTTATTATTGGCTGTCGGCGCTGGTCAAGGTGATCACCGCCATTGCTTCGGTGATCACTGCCATCCTGTTGATCCGCCTGATACCCGCGGCCTTGAAAATCCCCAGCCCGCAGCAGTTGGCCAGGGTCAACGACGAGTTGCGCGAGGCGCAGGCTGAGCTGGTTACCACGGCTCGCCGGGCCGGCATGGCGGAAATTGCCACCAATGTGCTGCACAACGTAGGCAATGTGCTCAACAGCGTCAACGTTTCCGCCCAGGTTCTCTACGAGAAGGTGCACACGTCGAAGGGGCCGGGCGTGGCCAAGGTTGCCCAACTGATGAAAGAGCACCCCGACGATCTTGGCGATTTCATCAGCAGCGATCCGAAAGGGCGCGCGCTACCGGACTATCTGGACAAGCTGGCCGATGCGCTGGCAATCGAGCAGCAGGTCATGATCGCCGAGTTGGCGCAGTTGACCCGCCGAATCGATCACATCAAGGAAATCGTCGCCACCCAGCAGTCCTACGCCGGCAATGCCAGCGTCCTGGAGTCGGGTTCGCTACGAGAGCTGGTCGAGGATGTCGTGCGCATTTGCGATGTGTCCCTGGCCCGCCACCACATCACACTGATCAAGGAGTTCAGTGATGTCCCGCAAATGCCGCTGGACAAGCATCGAGTGCTGCAGATCCTGGTCAATCTGATCAACAACGCCAAGCAAGCGCTGGAGGCGGGTGCGAACCGGTCGCCGCAGATCATCCTGCGCCTGAGGGTCATTGACGATGGGCGCGTACGGGTCGAGGTCGAGGACAATGGCGAGGGAATTGCGCAAGACAATCTCGCGCGGGTGTTCGAGCACGGCTTCACCACGCGTGTCGACGGCCACGGCTTTGGTTTGCACAGTTGCATCCTGGCAGCGCACGAGTTGGGCGGCGATCTGACTGTCCGGAGCGCCGGGCCGGGCAGCGGCGCGCTGTTTATCCTGGAGCTGCCGCTGGCACTCACTCCGGACCAGGCTCAGCGGGTGGCGAGTGCTTGA
- a CDS encoding YifB family Mg chelatase-like AAA ATPase: MSLAIVHSRAQVGVEAPAVTVEVHLANGLPSLTMVGLPEAAVKESKDRVRSAIINSGLNFPARRITLNLAPADLPKDGGRFDLAIALGILSASVQVPTLMLDDVECLGELALSGAVRPVRGVLPAALAARKAGRMLMVPRANAEEACLASGLKVIAVDHLLEAVAHFNGHTPVEPFVSNGLLSASKPYPDLSEVQGQAGAKRALLIAAAGAHNLLFSGPPGTGKTLLASRLPGLLPPLVESEALEVAAIQSVASGVPLSHWPQRPFRQPHHSASGPALVGGGSKPQPGEITLAHHGVLFLDELPEFDRKVLEVLREPLESGHIVVSRARDRVRFPARFQLVAAMNPCPCGYLGEPSGRCCCTPDMVQRYRNKLSGPLLDRIDLHLTVAREATALNPKGAPGDDTATAAERVAEARERQQTRQGCANAFLDLSGLRRHCKLSPTDEAWLETACERLTLSLRAAHRLLKVARTLADLQQLERISREHLAEALQYRPATP, translated from the coding sequence ATGTCGCTCGCCATCGTCCATAGCCGCGCCCAAGTGGGGGTCGAAGCCCCTGCCGTTACCGTTGAAGTTCATCTCGCAAATGGCTTGCCGTCGCTGACGATGGTCGGCTTGCCGGAAGCGGCGGTGAAGGAAAGCAAGGACCGGGTGCGCAGCGCGATCATCAATTCGGGACTCAATTTCCCAGCGCGGCGCATCACCCTGAACCTCGCGCCGGCAGATCTTCCCAAGGACGGCGGCCGGTTCGACCTGGCGATTGCCCTGGGGATCCTGTCGGCCAGCGTGCAGGTGCCGACCTTGATGCTGGACGACGTGGAGTGCCTCGGCGAACTGGCCTTGTCCGGTGCCGTACGACCAGTGCGCGGCGTGCTCCCCGCAGCGCTGGCGGCGCGCAAGGCTGGACGCATGCTGATGGTGCCCCGGGCCAATGCCGAGGAAGCGTGCCTGGCGTCGGGGCTGAAAGTGATTGCCGTGGACCACCTGCTCGAAGCGGTGGCGCACTTCAACGGCCACACCCCCGTCGAGCCCTTCGTGTCCAACGGGCTGCTCTCGGCCAGCAAACCCTATCCCGACCTCAGCGAAGTGCAAGGCCAGGCTGGGGCCAAGCGCGCATTGCTGATCGCGGCGGCGGGGGCTCACAACTTGTTGTTCAGCGGCCCGCCGGGCACAGGCAAGACATTGCTGGCGAGCCGTTTACCGGGATTGTTGCCGCCGCTGGTCGAAAGCGAAGCCCTGGAAGTCGCGGCGATACAGTCCGTCGCCAGTGGCGTGCCGCTAAGCCATTGGCCGCAACGGCCGTTTCGCCAGCCACATCATTCGGCATCCGGCCCGGCGCTGGTGGGTGGCGGGTCGAAGCCGCAACCGGGGGAGATCACCCTCGCCCACCACGGCGTACTGTTCCTGGATGAGTTACCGGAATTCGACCGAAAGGTCTTGGAAGTCTTGAGGGAGCCCCTCGAGTCGGGACACATCGTGGTGTCGCGTGCCCGGGATCGCGTGCGCTTTCCAGCGCGCTTCCAACTGGTCGCGGCCATGAACCCGTGCCCCTGTGGATATCTTGGCGAACCCAGCGGCCGCTGCTGCTGCACGCCGGACATGGTGCAGCGGTATCGCAACAAGCTGTCCGGTCCGCTGCTCGACCGTATCGACCTGCACCTGACCGTGGCGCGCGAAGCCACGGCGCTGAATCCCAAGGGCGCACCCGGTGACGATACCGCCACAGCAGCCGAGCGCGTGGCCGAAGCCCGTGAGCGCCAGCAAACCCGCCAAGGCTGCGCCAACGCCTTCCTCGACCTGTCGGGGTTGCGCCGTCATTGCAAACTGTCCCCGACCGACGAAGCATGGCTGGAAACCGCCTGCGAACGATTGACCCTGTCGCTACGGGCCGCCCATCGCCTGCTGAAGGTCGCCCGCACCCTGGCCGACCTTCAGCAATTGGAACGAATCAGCCGCGAGCACCTGGCCGAAGCCCTCCAATACCGGCCCGCAACGCCATGA
- a CDS encoding aldose 1-epimerase family protein: protein MNSLKLFVALGAMGAASHAMAWDYVLLDTDKAAQPWQITSQQLGVKTDKPFSVTMRTLHGGRQEGVSIVDIDNGTMKLSVVPTRGMNVLQASVGDVRMGWDSPVKEVVNPSFIELNGRGGLGWLEGFNELVTRCGYEWVGHPGMDNGELLTLHGRAANIPANKVTLHIDEKPPYAITLRGELKEQAFKKVDFSVQTELVTEPGSVTFALNDTLTNNGDYPKEYQALYHSNFSTPFLEQGARFAAPVKQVSPFNDKAKGDLKDWTTYRAPTKDYDETVYNVVPYADAKGDTLTVLHNKAGSLGVAVGFNTGTLPVFSLWKNTDTQGQGYVTGLEPGTSFSYNRRYQRPLGLVPGIAPKERKQFQIHYSLLADKGAVDKALKRIDDIQGDRKTEVRDTPLVDLSKP, encoded by the coding sequence ATGAATTCGCTCAAACTCTTCGTTGCCCTCGGCGCCATGGGCGCTGCTTCCCATGCGATGGCGTGGGATTACGTCCTGCTTGACACCGATAAGGCCGCCCAACCCTGGCAAATCACCAGCCAGCAACTCGGCGTGAAAACCGACAAGCCGTTTTCCGTGACGATGCGTACCCTCCATGGCGGTCGCCAGGAGGGCGTCAGCATCGTCGACATCGACAATGGCACCATGAAGCTCTCAGTCGTCCCCACCCGCGGCATGAACGTGTTGCAGGCTTCGGTCGGCGATGTACGCATGGGCTGGGATTCACCGGTCAAGGAAGTGGTCAATCCATCATTCATCGAACTTAACGGCCGAGGTGGCCTGGGCTGGCTCGAAGGCTTCAATGAACTGGTGACTCGCTGCGGCTACGAATGGGTAGGCCATCCGGGCATGGACAACGGCGAACTGCTCACTTTGCATGGGCGCGCCGCGAACATCCCGGCGAACAAGGTAACGTTGCACATCGATGAAAAACCTCCTTACGCCATCACGCTGCGCGGCGAGTTGAAGGAGCAGGCGTTCAAGAAGGTCGACTTCTCGGTCCAGACCGAGCTGGTCACCGAACCCGGTAGCGTGACCTTTGCCCTCAACGACACGCTGACCAACAATGGCGATTATCCAAAGGAATACCAGGCGCTCTACCACAGCAATTTCAGCACGCCGTTCCTGGAACAGGGGGCTCGCTTCGCAGCGCCGGTCAAACAGGTCTCGCCGTTCAATGACAAGGCCAAGGGTGACCTGAAGGATTGGACCACCTATCGAGCCCCTACCAAGGATTACGATGAAACCGTCTACAACGTCGTGCCTTACGCCGACGCCAAGGGCGATACGCTGACCGTGCTGCACAACAAGGCCGGAAGTCTCGGCGTGGCGGTGGGCTTCAACACCGGTACGCTTCCAGTGTTTTCCCTGTGGAAGAATACCGATACCCAAGGCCAGGGCTATGTGACCGGTCTGGAGCCTGGCACCAGCTTTTCCTATAACCGTCGCTACCAGCGTCCGCTGGGCCTGGTGCCTGGCATTGCACCGAAAGAGCGCAAGCAGTTCCAGATTCACTACAGCCTCCTGGCTGACAAGGGGGCTGTGGACAAGGCTCTGAAGCGCATCGATGACATCCAGGGCGATCGAAAAACCGAAGTGCGCGACACGCCGTTGGTGGACCTGAGCAAGCCGTGA